A single Pseudomonas brassicacearum DNA region contains:
- the rpmH gene encoding 50S ribosomal protein L34, producing MKRTFQPSTIKRARTHGFRARMATKNGRAVLSRRRAKGRARLAV from the coding sequence CAACCAAGCACTATCAAACGCGCTCGTACCCACGGTTTCCGTGCTCGCATGGCTACCAAGAACGGTCGTGCCGTCCTGTCGCGTCGTCGCGCCAAAGGTCGTGCGCGTCTGGCAGTTTGA